One window of Myxocyprinus asiaticus isolate MX2 ecotype Aquarium Trade chromosome 6, UBuf_Myxa_2, whole genome shotgun sequence genomic DNA carries:
- the rbp1.1 gene encoding retinol-binding protein 1.1 produces MPADYNGYWKMISNDNFEEYLKALDVNVAIRKIAVLLKPDKDITQNGDHFIIKTISTFKNYDMDFAVGQEFEEDLGAVDGRKCMTTITWDGDKLVCVQKGEIEGRGWTHWIDGDELHLELRAAGVVSQQVFKKS; encoded by the exons ATGCCTGCTGATTATAACGGCTACTGGAAAATGATCTCCAATGACAACTTTGAAGAGTATCTCAAAGCACTCG ATGTTAATGTTGCTATCAGGAAGATTGCTGTCTTGTTAAAACCTGATAAAGACATCACTCAGAATGGAGATCACTTTATCATCAAGACTATCAGCACATTTAAGAATTATGATATGGACTTTGCTGTTGGTCAGGAGTTTGAAGAAGACCTTGGTGCAGTTGATGGAAGGAAATGTATG ACCACCATCACCTGGGATGGAGACAAGCTCGTATGTGTTCAGAAAGGAGAGATTGAAGGCAGGGGCTGGACCCACTGGATTGATGGAGATGAACTTCACTTG gaGTTGAGAGCAGCTGGAGTCGTGAGCCAGCAGGTCTTCAAGAAGTCTTAA
- the LOC127442341 gene encoding retinol-binding protein 1-like — translation MRPDKDITQDGDRLIIKTFSTFKNYNMDVVVCQEFEEDLSGVDNIKCLTTISWDGDKLVCVQKGEIEGWGWAHRTEGDELHLELRAVGTLSKQVFKNS, via the exons ATGAGGCCTGATAAAGACATCACTCAGGATGGAGATCGCCTTATCATCAAGACTTTCAGCACCTTCAAGAACTACAACATGGACGTTGTAGTCTGTCAGGAGTTTGAGGAGGATCTGAGTGGTGTGGACAACAT CAAATGCTTG ACCACTATCAGCTGGGATGGGGATAAACTGGTGTGTGTGCAGAAAGGAGAGATCGAGGGGTGGGGTTGGGCCCACCGGACTGAGGGAGATGAACTTCACTTG GAGCTGAGAGCTGTTGGAACTCTGAGTAAACAGGTCTTCAAAAATTCATAG